A single window of Synechococcus sp. CBW1004 DNA harbors:
- a CDS encoding UPF0182 family protein, whose translation MPISRRLLLSLLLALAALLSGPVLAARLWLEWSWFAQFGWGLVLLRRLGLQLVLALLGLGLGVALQRWLGHFWHCGLSSARSNRRLALEPLPYAAALLLLALGQVLPLLLLLSLARRLLSDPFDAGRLHGLLPLFAAAQPLQAGGPAAVPGLITIGAAAIAGLISLLRWPLSTARLLAALGSVASAVVLARSWGMWSLALLIPKAGVREPLLGADVSFALARFPALALLLSVGLALLLLHLAAALWGQLARPPQLSDGRFGGFGERQLLALRPPLGLLALGTAGGFWLARHQLLLSLSGSVPGAGWVDVHVSLPLRTVAALLALITAALLLLPLPRRGWRALTFLASAALMLLVSLLEALLLPLMQLLVVNPRELEREAPYLRRSIEATRAAFQLDRIRTRNVNPNPRLTREDLASSEATIRNIRLWDSQPMLATNRQLQQLRVFYRFSEPAVDRYRMGSGAKTHQQQVIITAREMDSSGLPAPARTWLNRHLVFTHGQGFTVSPVNTSGPDGLPEYFISDLGSNSRVNGSPELGISREQVMQAIPIGRPSLYFGSLDASYALAPTQVREFNYPVGDENVYNHYDGSAGIPIGSAAGRLAAALYLGEPRLLVEGSLTSDTRLLLRREVRERVRRLVPFVRFEAEPYLVSVRLDRQTGPFPPGQHQFWIVDGFTTSRSYPYSAPVPGREDLRYLRNSVKAVVDAYNGRVALYVSEPDDPLISAWRRLFPELFAPLSTMPEPLRAHIRYPIPQFELQTRQLLRYHVTDPSVFYSGDDVWQIPKEIYGSELVPMEPYHISAQLSPDQSPEFLLLQPLTPLARPNLVAWLAARSDHPNYGQLELLRFPSQTPILGPEQITALINQNPRISQQFGLWNRSGAEVVQGNLLVMPVGRALLYVEPVYLRARKGGLPTLTRVVVSDGTRIAMEPTLRQAIEALLDPKRSEIAEPVAPGNGATGLAPGVAP comes from the coding sequence GTGCCGATCTCCCGCCGGCTGCTGCTTTCCCTACTTCTCGCCCTGGCCGCCCTGCTGAGCGGGCCGGTTCTGGCCGCGCGGCTCTGGCTGGAGTGGAGCTGGTTTGCCCAGTTCGGATGGGGCCTGGTGCTTCTGCGCCGCCTCGGGCTGCAGCTCGTGCTGGCTCTCCTGGGGCTGGGCCTGGGAGTGGCGCTGCAACGCTGGCTGGGGCACTTCTGGCACTGCGGCCTCTCCTCGGCGCGCAGCAACCGGCGGCTGGCGCTGGAACCTCTCCCCTACGCGGCGGCGCTGCTGCTGCTCGCCCTGGGCCAGGTGCTTCCCCTGCTGCTGTTGCTGAGCCTCGCCCGACGTCTGCTGAGCGACCCCTTCGACGCCGGGCGTCTGCACGGTCTGCTGCCCCTGTTCGCAGCCGCTCAACCGTTGCAGGCCGGCGGACCGGCCGCCGTCCCGGGGCTGATCACGATCGGCGCAGCGGCCATCGCGGGGCTGATCTCCCTGCTGCGCTGGCCCCTGAGCACGGCGAGACTGCTGGCGGCCCTGGGCTCGGTCGCCAGCGCCGTGGTTCTGGCCCGCAGCTGGGGGATGTGGTCCCTGGCGCTGTTGATTCCGAAGGCCGGGGTCAGAGAGCCTCTTCTGGGCGCCGACGTCAGTTTCGCCCTGGCCCGCTTCCCCGCTCTGGCGCTCCTGCTCAGCGTCGGCCTGGCCCTGCTGCTTCTGCACCTGGCGGCGGCGCTCTGGGGGCAGCTGGCCCGGCCGCCGCAACTCAGCGACGGTCGGTTCGGGGGATTCGGGGAACGCCAGCTGCTGGCCCTCCGCCCGCCCCTGGGGCTGCTGGCCCTGGGAACGGCGGGGGGATTCTGGCTGGCCCGCCACCAGCTGCTGCTGAGCCTCAGCGGCAGCGTGCCCGGGGCCGGCTGGGTGGATGTGCATGTCTCCCTGCCGCTGCGCACGGTAGCGGCGCTGCTCGCCCTGATCACCGCGGCATTGCTGCTGCTGCCTCTGCCCAGGCGGGGCTGGCGGGCGCTGACGTTCCTGGCAAGCGCGGCCCTGATGCTGCTGGTGTCGCTGCTGGAGGCTCTGCTGCTGCCCCTGATGCAGCTGCTGGTGGTGAATCCACGGGAACTGGAGCGGGAGGCGCCCTATCTGCGCCGTTCGATCGAAGCCACCCGGGCCGCCTTCCAGCTCGATCGGATCCGCACCCGCAACGTCAATCCCAACCCGCGGCTCACGCGCGAGGACCTGGCCAGCAGCGAGGCCACGATCCGCAACATCCGTCTCTGGGACTCCCAGCCGATGCTGGCCACCAACCGCCAGCTGCAGCAGCTGCGGGTCTTCTACCGCTTCTCGGAACCGGCGGTGGACCGGTATCGCATGGGCTCCGGCGCCAAGACCCATCAACAACAGGTGATCATCACCGCCCGCGAGATGGACAGCTCCGGGCTGCCCGCACCCGCCCGCACCTGGCTGAACCGCCACCTAGTCTTCACGCACGGACAGGGGTTCACCGTGTCCCCGGTGAACACCAGCGGCCCGGACGGGCTACCGGAATATTTCATCAGTGACCTGGGATCCAACAGCCGCGTCAACGGCAGCCCCGAGCTGGGCATCAGCCGCGAACAGGTGATGCAGGCGATTCCGATCGGCAGACCCAGCCTCTATTTCGGCTCTCTCGACGCGAGCTATGCCCTGGCACCCACCCAGGTGCGCGAATTCAATTACCCCGTCGGCGACGAGAACGTCTACAACCACTACGACGGGTCCGCCGGCATCCCCATCGGCAGCGCCGCCGGACGCCTGGCAGCCGCCCTCTACCTGGGTGAACCACGCCTGCTGGTGGAGGGCTCACTCACCTCGGACACCCGGCTGCTGCTGCGCCGGGAGGTGCGGGAGCGGGTCAGGCGGCTGGTGCCGTTCGTGCGCTTCGAGGCGGAGCCCTACCTGGTCTCGGTGCGCCTCGATCGGCAGACCGGACCCTTCCCACCGGGCCAGCATCAGTTCTGGATCGTCGACGGCTTCACGACGAGCCGGTCCTACCCCTACAGCGCCCCTGTGCCGGGGCGGGAAGATCTGCGCTACCTGCGCAACTCGGTGAAGGCGGTCGTGGATGCCTACAACGGCCGGGTGGCGCTCTATGTCTCGGAGCCCGATGATCCCCTGATCAGCGCCTGGCGCCGTCTGTTCCCCGAACTGTTCGCGCCTCTGAGCACCATGCCCGAGCCGCTGCGGGCCCACATCCGTTACCCGATCCCCCAGTTCGAGCTGCAGACCCGACAGCTGCTCCGTTACCACGTCACCGACCCATCGGTCTTCTACAGCGGCGACGACGTCTGGCAGATCCCCAAGGAGATCTACGGCTCCGAACTGGTGCCGATGGAGCCGTATCACATCAGTGCCCAGCTCTCCCCCGACCAGTCCCCCGAGTTCCTTCTGCTGCAACCGCTCACCCCCCTGGCGCGGCCCAACCTGGTGGCCTGGCTGGCGGCCCGCAGTGATCACCCCAACTACGGGCAGCTGGAGCTGCTGCGCTTCCCGAGCCAGACGCCCATCCTCGGACCCGAGCAGATCACGGCGTTGATCAATCAGAACCCACGCATCAGCCAGCAGTT